In Terriglobales bacterium, the following proteins share a genomic window:
- a CDS encoding ABC transporter permease has product MSLLEVLRQVLSTLRAHKMRSFLTMFGIIWGIASVILLVGLGKGFSKDQKDRMKNLGVDLVIFWGGRTSSQVGGLAAGREIRLSIDDVRAVKAECYLIKNVSPELRRPVQQVSRWNAANRAVRGVWPEYQNFRSLRVQEGRLMTEEDEREGRRVVLLGFDSRQQLFPGKNAIGEMLQMNGKPYTVIGVLEKKQQNGSYGSGPDNTQLFVPYAAMARDFPPPERPWNFKGWINNFVVEVADPETHAEAVAQVYRVLGRRHHFDPQDEDALFVWDTMRGAKLVSRIFDMMTVFFGAMAVMTLCLGGIGVMNIMLISVTERTREIGVRKAIGATRRDILRQFFAEAVIITLLSGAVGLLVGIGICAGIGVAPKPDFIPTPVISPISIFGSLATLGLITVLAGMYPARRAAEMEPVDSLRYE; this is encoded by the coding sequence CGCCAGGTGCTTTCGACGCTGCGCGCGCACAAGATGCGCAGCTTCCTCACCATGTTCGGGATCATCTGGGGCATCGCCTCGGTCATCCTGCTGGTGGGCCTGGGCAAGGGCTTCTCCAAAGACCAGAAAGACCGCATGAAGAACCTGGGCGTGGACCTGGTGATCTTCTGGGGCGGGCGCACCAGTTCGCAGGTGGGCGGGCTCGCGGCGGGGCGCGAGATCCGGCTGTCGATCGACGACGTGCGCGCGGTGAAGGCCGAGTGCTACCTCATCAAGAACGTGAGCCCGGAGCTGCGGCGGCCGGTGCAGCAGGTGAGCCGCTGGAACGCCGCCAACCGCGCGGTCCGGGGCGTCTGGCCGGAGTACCAGAACTTCCGGTCGCTGCGGGTGCAGGAAGGCCGCCTGATGACGGAAGAGGACGAGCGCGAAGGCCGGCGCGTGGTGCTGCTCGGGTTCGACTCGCGCCAGCAGCTCTTCCCCGGCAAGAACGCCATCGGCGAGATGCTGCAGATGAACGGCAAGCCTTACACCGTGATCGGCGTGCTGGAGAAGAAGCAGCAGAACGGCTCGTATGGTTCCGGGCCCGACAACACGCAGCTCTTCGTGCCTTACGCCGCGATGGCGCGCGACTTCCCGCCGCCGGAGCGCCCGTGGAACTTCAAAGGCTGGATCAACAACTTCGTGGTCGAGGTGGCCGACCCGGAGACGCACGCGGAGGCGGTGGCGCAGGTCTATCGCGTGCTCGGCCGGCGGCACCACTTCGATCCCCAGGACGAAGACGCGCTGTTCGTGTGGGACACGATGCGCGGGGCCAAGCTGGTGTCGCGCATCTTCGACATGATGACGGTGTTCTTCGGGGCGATGGCGGTCATGACGCTGTGCCTGGGGGGCATCGGCGTGATGAACATCATGCTCATCTCGGTGACGGAGCGGACCCGCGAGATCGGAGTGCGAAAGGCGATCGGCGCCACGCGCCGCGACATCCTGCGGCAGTTCTTCGCGGAGGCGGTGATCATCACGCTGCTCTCCGGGGCGGTGGGCTTGCTGGTCGGCATCGGCATCTGCGCCGGGATCGGCGTGGCGCCCAAGCCGGACTTCATCCCGACGCCGGTGATCTCGCCCATCTCCATCTTCGGGTCACTGGCGACGCTCGGCCTCATCACCGTGCTGGCCGGGATGTATCCGGCGCGGCGGGCCGCGGAGATGGAGCCGGTGGATTCATTGCGCTACGAATAA